Proteins encoded together in one Chitinophaga varians window:
- a CDS encoding LytR/AlgR family response regulator transcription factor, whose translation MKCIVVDDEPLALALTQRYIEQTPRLQLAGSFTNPFKAMEYLLREEVHLLFLDINMPGLSGMHLLASLPVQPMVVFTTAYAAFGAESYEYNAVDYLLKPINYPRFLRAVNKAVAAAGNKPGNTPAEEEVVIKSGSQWHRVRTNNILYIEAAGNYMQFHTTEKKLMALMNMNELMELLPPQHFVRIHKSYVISLRHITMYEKNMVMLHKVSLPIGLTYRQQFLERLKRK comes from the coding sequence ATGAAATGTATAGTGGTGGATGACGAGCCTTTAGCCCTGGCATTGACGCAACGTTACATAGAACAAACGCCCCGGCTGCAGTTGGCCGGCAGTTTCACCAATCCGTTTAAAGCCATGGAGTACCTGTTGCGGGAAGAGGTACACCTCCTTTTCCTCGACATCAATATGCCGGGGCTGTCCGGCATGCACCTGCTGGCCTCTCTGCCGGTGCAGCCCATGGTGGTGTTTACCACCGCCTATGCGGCATTTGGGGCGGAAAGTTATGAATACAATGCCGTCGACTACCTGCTGAAGCCCATCAACTATCCCCGTTTCCTGAGAGCCGTCAATAAAGCTGTTGCCGCAGCCGGCAACAAACCAGGCAATACGCCCGCGGAAGAAGAGGTCGTGATCAAAAGCGGCTCACAGTGGCACCGCGTCCGGACAAACAATATCCTGTATATTGAAGCTGCCGGTAACTACATGCAATTCCATACGACAGAAAAAAAGCTGATGGCGCTGATGAACATGAACGAGCTGATGGAACTATTGCCCCCGCAGCATTTCGTCCGCATACACAAGTCATACGTTATTTCCCTCCGGCATATTACGATGTATGAAAAAAACATGGTGATGCTGCATAAGGTGTCATTACCGATAGGGCTTACCTACCGGCAGCAGTTTCTGGAGCGGTTAAAGCGGAAATAA
- a CDS encoding Crp/Fnr family transcriptional regulator, which produces MDEITAYLQTKAGPSFQPDDPEWASLVDSASVRTYKKNEVILKKGKRSEEVLLTVEGILASEFSMEDKTVIGRFFLPGALCTNFDSLLMQVPSRFQIVSVTPCKIISMPAVEFLRHYYRSHGPGVLFRKMILEMMAEDIWLTDMKLLYTKEEMVHQLREHYPDIIRQVPYKHIAMYLGITAEAYSRILKKSRHKT; this is translated from the coding sequence ATGGATGAGATAACTGCCTACCTGCAAACGAAGGCCGGCCCTTCTTTTCAGCCGGATGATCCGGAATGGGCCAGCCTTGTGGACAGCGCCAGCGTTCGCACCTATAAAAAAAACGAAGTCATTCTGAAAAAAGGCAAAAGAAGTGAGGAAGTGCTGCTGACTGTAGAAGGCATCCTGGCCTCCGAATTCAGTATGGAAGATAAAACGGTGATCGGCCGGTTCTTTCTCCCCGGTGCCCTTTGTACCAACTTCGACAGCCTGCTGATGCAGGTGCCCTCCCGGTTTCAGATAGTGAGCGTTACGCCGTGCAAAATAATCAGTATGCCGGCGGTGGAGTTTCTCCGGCATTACTACCGGAGCCATGGGCCAGGCGTGCTGTTCAGGAAGATGATCCTGGAGATGATGGCAGAAGATATCTGGTTGACCGATATGAAACTCCTCTACACTAAGGAAGAAATGGTGCATCAGCTGCGGGAGCATTACCCTGACATTATCCGGCAGGTGCCTTATAAACATATCGCGATGTACCTGGGCATCACCGCAGAAGCGTACAGCCGCATACTCAAAAAAAGCCGGCATAAAACTTAA
- a CDS encoding sensor histidine kinase codes for MKRKRIEVIIHLLIWTCAYLLFAFVADTIGVFSSREHTLFYPLTVGTLINAAMFYTASLIIIPRGAALKKKQQLALQLLLLYIGTTTLKSVIDFLFFDSIVSTQKESFEEQILINAVFDLILLSLAMGYGFTRTWLKKEAQQQVIQQEKLKAELNFLKAQVNPHFLFNTLNTAYASATLYGDARTAGIIDKLSYLIRYMLYESNEEQVLLEQEITYIEDYIELQQFRISDEIRADIRFYHQADSHHQIAPLLLLPFVENAFKHGIRLGELSYIDIQLLVVDNKLSFSVKNSAGGTPATAIPQVGGVGLANVKKRLALLYPSGHQLHINNNDHHFDILLEINLNSHEMYSGG; via the coding sequence TTGAAAAGAAAACGCATTGAAGTTATTATCCACCTGCTCATCTGGACCTGCGCCTATCTGCTCTTTGCCTTCGTTGCCGACACCATTGGTGTTTTCAGCAGCAGGGAGCATACGCTTTTTTATCCGCTGACAGTGGGCACCCTGATCAATGCCGCCATGTTTTATACTGCGTCGCTGATCATCATCCCCCGGGGTGCTGCACTGAAAAAAAAGCAGCAACTGGCACTGCAACTGCTGCTGCTTTATATCGGCACCACCACACTGAAGTCTGTCATCGATTTCCTCTTTTTCGACAGTATTGTATCTACACAAAAAGAGTCATTCGAAGAACAAATCCTGATCAACGCCGTTTTCGACCTTATCCTGCTGAGTCTGGCCATGGGCTATGGTTTCACTCGTACCTGGCTAAAAAAAGAAGCGCAGCAGCAGGTGATACAGCAGGAAAAACTGAAAGCGGAACTGAATTTTCTGAAGGCGCAGGTCAACCCTCATTTTCTTTTCAACACGCTCAATACCGCCTATGCCAGCGCCACGCTGTATGGCGATGCCCGCACTGCCGGTATTATCGACAAGCTCAGCTATCTGATCAGGTATATGTTGTATGAAAGCAATGAAGAACAGGTACTGCTGGAACAAGAGATCACCTACATTGAAGATTATATTGAATTACAGCAATTCAGGATCTCTGATGAGATCCGGGCGGATATCCGGTTTTACCACCAGGCAGACAGCCATCACCAGATAGCCCCGCTGTTATTGCTCCCCTTTGTGGAGAACGCCTTTAAACACGGTATCAGACTGGGTGAGCTGTCTTACATCGACATACAGCTGCTGGTGGTGGACAATAAGTTGTCTTTCTCTGTAAAAAACAGCGCAGGGGGAACGCCGGCAACAGCCATCCCGCAGGTGGGCGGCGTGGGGCTGGCCAATGTAAAAAAGCGGCTCGCGTTACTATATCCTTCCGGGCACCAGCTGCACATCAACAATAACGATCATCATTTTGACATCCTGCTTGAAATAAATTTAAACAGCCATGAAATGTATAGTGGTGGATGA
- a CDS encoding alpha/beta hydrolase family protein: MKRFFTSLLLLTATFSINAQHFKGIWVGTVNLTGMEPPEVAFEIAADSAGQLRSRMHIINQKVFNIETENLMAIGGQLTMDIPAMSTHYEGLLINDSTLSGFFLMKDKRKFPFELKRRDVLPTAALRRPQEPVPPLPYREEEVTFVNRNAGVSLVGTLSLPAGKGPFPAAVLISGSGPSDRNETVFTHKVFLVLADYLTRAGIAVLRVDDRGVGKSTGDYESATNEDLADDALAGVHYLQSRKELNPRAVGLIGHSLGGEIAPIAAASPDVAYAVLMAGSASDMITAYNESIMAVGKGSGASAEAIKVNVRLMDKVLEVIAAEPSDSIAKIKLAAALLPFDAEVARLSARDREIMELTQPLHAEEFYPFLSGPRRADFFRDQSAILRKVKCPVLAINGSKDVQVLPAQLPRIEKALREGGNKQVTIKLFPGKNHLFQNANTGLPVEYPDIEQTIAPDVLAYMAKWIKQRVY; encoded by the coding sequence ATGAAACGTTTTTTTACATCGCTGTTGTTACTGACGGCAACATTTTCCATCAACGCACAGCACTTCAAGGGTATCTGGGTAGGTACGGTAAACCTTACCGGGATGGAGCCTCCGGAGGTGGCCTTCGAAATTGCTGCTGACAGCGCAGGACAGCTGCGGTCACGCATGCATATCATCAACCAGAAAGTTTTTAATATCGAAACGGAGAACCTTATGGCCATCGGGGGACAGCTGACAATGGATATTCCGGCGATGAGCACGCACTACGAAGGCCTGTTGATCAACGACAGCACCCTCTCTGGTTTTTTTCTCATGAAAGACAAACGCAAATTTCCATTCGAGCTGAAAAGGCGGGACGTCTTGCCTACCGCTGCGCTGAGAAGGCCACAGGAACCTGTTCCGCCGTTGCCATACCGGGAAGAGGAAGTGACATTTGTTAACCGTAACGCCGGCGTTTCGCTGGTGGGCACGCTCAGCCTGCCGGCAGGAAAGGGGCCTTTCCCGGCGGCAGTGCTTATTTCCGGCTCCGGTCCAAGTGACCGCAACGAAACCGTATTCACCCACAAGGTATTCCTGGTGCTGGCGGATTACCTTACCCGGGCCGGTATTGCGGTGCTGCGGGTAGACGACCGCGGCGTCGGTAAAAGCACCGGTGATTATGAATCCGCTACCAATGAGGACCTGGCAGACGATGCACTGGCAGGGGTACATTACCTGCAATCCAGAAAAGAACTGAATCCCCGTGCCGTCGGGCTGATCGGGCATAGCCTTGGCGGAGAAATAGCGCCTATTGCCGCCGCTTCGCCGGATGTGGCTTACGCTGTGTTGATGGCTGGCAGCGCTTCGGATATGATCACGGCCTATAATGAATCCATCATGGCCGTTGGCAAAGGGAGTGGCGCCAGTGCTGAGGCTATTAAAGTAAACGTGAGGCTGATGGACAAAGTGCTGGAAGTCATTGCAGCAGAACCGAGCGACAGCATCGCCAAAATAAAGCTGGCAGCGGCATTGCTGCCGTTTGACGCAGAAGTGGCCCGGCTCTCTGCCCGCGACCGGGAAATCATGGAATTAACACAACCCCTGCATGCGGAGGAATTTTATCCTTTTTTGTCGGGCCCCAGGCGTGCCGACTTTTTTCGTGACCAGTCAGCGATTTTGCGGAAAGTGAAATGTCCGGTGCTGGCTATTAATGGCAGTAAAGACGTGCAGGTGCTGCCTGCCCAGCTGCCACGTATTGAAAAAGCTTTGCGTGAGGGTGGTAACAAACAGGTCACCATTAAATTATTCCCCGGGAAAAACCATTTATTTCAAAATGCTAACACAGGACTTCCTGTGGAGTATCCGGACATCGAGCAAACTATCGCGCCGGACGTATTGGCTTATATGGCAAAATGGATTAAACAAAGGGTATATTAA
- a CDS encoding DAPG hydrolase family protein — protein sequence MKPEEANQLLQPGYLPFEAGYQRLDNGILLVAARSSLINVKGHMIDWWFSYVHTTEQYKQWHPEDHVYSDWIGERGTGKYIGGTHIAHEKLGGDTVHKLKINFRSPSELLATEHFTAAGVSTAVHARLGEDGAPGWTAKMVHLVRDTSYGCEMRSRFWLGCFADNELENDYDTRVRIYPDEVGTGLQKHCHEEMSILGQFLPALYQSYHL from the coding sequence ATGAAACCAGAAGAAGCAAACCAACTCCTCCAACCCGGCTACCTGCCTTTTGAAGCCGGTTATCAAAGACTTGACAACGGCATCCTGTTGGTCGCAGCCCGCAGCAGCCTCATAAACGTAAAAGGGCATATGATCGACTGGTGGTTCAGCTACGTGCATACCACCGAACAATACAAACAATGGCATCCGGAAGACCATGTGTACAGCGACTGGATCGGTGAACGTGGCACCGGTAAGTATATCGGCGGTACCCACATCGCCCATGAGAAGCTGGGCGGCGATACAGTACACAAACTGAAAATCAATTTCCGCTCTCCTTCCGAGCTGCTTGCTACCGAACATTTTACGGCAGCAGGTGTCAGCACCGCTGTACATGCACGCCTCGGAGAAGACGGCGCACCGGGATGGACAGCTAAAATGGTGCACCTCGTGAGAGACACGTCCTACGGATGCGAAATGCGAAGCCGCTTCTGGCTCGGCTGCTTCGCTGATAATGAACTGGAGAATGACTATGACACACGCGTACGCATATATCCAGACGAAGTGGGCACCGGTTTACAGAAACATTGCCACGAAGAAATGAGCATCCTCGGACAGTTCCTGCCGGCGCTTTATCAGTCATATCATCTATAG
- a CDS encoding MFS transporter produces MQQLSVAGTATLLLTSCLTIMVGTAIAPSLTIIAPHLHMDTMGKWLITLPSLGVVVFSPLAGALIDRRGAYTAMQAGLAAYGLLGIAAVFSLPPWLILCTRLLLGGATAAVMAAGTALLAAHFAGEARLKIMAAQGMAIELGGALFLLAGGILGDIDWRLPFCIYLLAWALWLMMTVTVPRSPQQQGTTLNETTAVPAAVYGIVAGAAAAMLLFFTCILQLPGLLHQRFEFSATQTGYYMGAVSLLAVAAAGRLTVMVKRISERFTLVTGFIMLAAGNLLLNSAGQLSLLLLAALCLGGGFGFTIPLLNHMTVNVSTANNRGTSLGYYAMAVFGGQFLAVFVVMLPHLFLFTGIGGIIISLIIILSSTKKNQSS; encoded by the coding sequence ATGCAGCAACTCTCTGTAGCAGGTACAGCTACGCTCCTGCTGACCAGCTGTCTGACCATTATGGTGGGAACCGCCATCGCGCCGTCGCTGACCATTATAGCTCCCCATTTACACATGGACACAATGGGCAAGTGGCTGATCACTTTACCTTCCTTAGGCGTGGTGGTATTTTCTCCGCTTGCCGGGGCGCTTATAGACCGCAGGGGCGCCTACACCGCCATGCAGGCCGGCCTTGCAGCCTATGGCCTGCTGGGCATAGCCGCCGTCTTTTCTTTGCCCCCATGGTTGATACTATGTACCCGCCTCCTGCTGGGAGGCGCCACCGCGGCGGTCATGGCTGCCGGCACCGCCTTGCTGGCCGCTCACTTTGCTGGAGAAGCGAGGCTTAAAATAATGGCAGCGCAGGGCATGGCCATTGAACTGGGTGGCGCCCTGTTCCTGCTGGCCGGCGGCATTCTGGGCGATATCGACTGGCGGCTGCCCTTCTGTATCTACCTGCTGGCATGGGCACTGTGGCTGATGATGACGGTCACCGTGCCGCGCAGCCCTCAGCAGCAGGGAACCACCCTCAACGAAACAACAGCAGTGCCGGCGGCGGTGTACGGAATTGTAGCAGGAGCGGCGGCGGCCATGCTGCTTTTTTTCACCTGCATCCTTCAGCTGCCGGGACTGTTGCATCAGCGCTTTGAGTTCAGCGCCACGCAGACAGGCTACTATATGGGCGCGGTATCATTGCTGGCGGTGGCGGCCGCTGGCAGGCTAACGGTAATGGTCAAACGTATATCAGAACGGTTTACGCTTGTTACCGGATTTATAATGCTCGCGGCAGGAAACCTGTTGCTGAACAGCGCCGGCCAACTGTCGCTGCTGCTGCTCGCCGCACTGTGCCTTGGCGGTGGCTTTGGGTTCACCATACCCCTGTTAAATCATATGACCGTCAACGTTAGTACTGCCAACAACCGGGGCACCAGCCTGGGATACTATGCCATGGCCGTATTCGGCGGGCAGTTCCTGGCTGTCTTCGTCGTAATGCTGCCGCACCTTTTCCTGTTCACCGGTATCGGCGGTATTATCATCTCCCTGATCATCATACTATCATCGACAAAAAAGAATCAATCATCCTGA
- a CDS encoding DUF4256 domain-containing protein, with product MGKSNKQKLSAAQQATLLATLKLRFEKNMPRHKGLEWEEVETRLKANGDKLWSLQIMEETGGEPDVVGFDKKTGEFIFYDCSPETPAGRRNVCYDREALDARKEHKPADSALDMAEAMGVSLLTEEQYRALQQLGKFDLKTSSWIETPAAIRKLGGALFCDRRYDHVFVYHNGASSYYAVRGFRGALKV from the coding sequence ATGGGCAAAAGTAACAAACAGAAATTATCAGCAGCACAACAGGCTACGTTGTTGGCTACACTAAAATTACGCTTTGAAAAAAATATGCCCCGGCATAAAGGCCTGGAGTGGGAAGAAGTAGAAACAAGGCTGAAAGCCAACGGTGACAAACTGTGGTCTCTTCAGATCATGGAGGAAACCGGCGGTGAGCCTGATGTTGTGGGGTTCGATAAAAAAACGGGGGAGTTCATTTTTTATGATTGTTCTCCCGAAACGCCGGCAGGGCGAAGGAACGTATGTTATGACCGGGAAGCGCTGGACGCCAGGAAAGAACATAAACCGGCAGACAGCGCGCTGGACATGGCGGAGGCCATGGGCGTGTCCCTGCTGACAGAGGAGCAATACCGGGCGTTACAGCAGCTGGGGAAATTTGACCTGAAAACTTCCAGCTGGATAGAAACGCCCGCCGCCATCAGAAAGTTAGGCGGGGCACTGTTTTGCGACCGCCGTTATGATCATGTTTTCGTGTATCACAACGGGGCTTCTTCCTACTATGCTGTAAGAGGGTTCAGAGGGGCGTTGAAAGTATAA
- a CDS encoding HEAT repeat domain-containing protein, with protein MDQYLTELIDRMNDTSDWPPPPGVSSSTTISWAALREAEKLNNTAHIPQLITFINTEKDARRRKSAYFTLAHIAENTDNREAMEFLISRVTKEKDKYIQSNILDHLADLEKPAGTDLTPLVQAVKSSSWQVSQSAIKALSRSAEKTAEEALLEVISTSKNEYALIYANIALATSGSPASLPYLVKLLEHKKQDVSGTALSAILKLGDASYLDLFREQLENGKNKFTALHGVIKYGDEKVVPDLIRRVKQLVAKQRAIEAISTDGKTEIIFALEFLVQHVAGNPEIKKLYELLTGKKNALLWDREKNWLQTFRHHFIV; from the coding sequence ATGGACCAATATCTGACTGAACTGATCGACCGTATGAATGACACCAGCGACTGGCCTCCGCCGCCGGGCGTAAGCAGCAGCACCACCATTTCATGGGCTGCGCTGAGAGAAGCGGAAAAACTCAACAATACCGCCCATATTCCCCAGTTGATCACTTTCATCAACACGGAGAAAGATGCGCGGCGACGCAAGAGCGCCTACTTTACGCTCGCGCATATCGCAGAAAATACCGACAACCGGGAAGCGATGGAGTTTCTTATCTCCCGGGTAACAAAAGAAAAAGACAAATATATTCAATCGAATATACTGGACCACCTCGCAGATCTGGAAAAGCCGGCAGGCACCGATCTTACGCCCCTGGTCCAGGCGGTGAAAAGTAGTTCGTGGCAGGTCAGCCAAAGTGCTATCAAAGCGCTGTCCCGTTCCGCGGAGAAAACAGCTGAGGAAGCCCTGCTGGAAGTTATCAGCACCAGTAAAAATGAATACGCCCTGATATATGCCAACATCGCCCTGGCCACATCAGGGTCGCCTGCCAGTCTGCCTTATCTCGTGAAATTGCTGGAACACAAAAAACAGGATGTCTCCGGCACCGCACTGAGCGCCATTCTGAAATTAGGCGATGCGTCCTATCTCGACCTTTTCCGCGAACAACTGGAAAACGGCAAAAACAAGTTCACCGCCCTGCACGGCGTCATTAAATACGGTGACGAAAAGGTGGTGCCTGATCTTATCAGGCGGGTAAAACAACTGGTGGCCAAACAACGGGCCATAGAGGCGATCAGCACCGATGGTAAAACAGAAATCATCTTTGCGCTTGAATTCCTGGTGCAGCATGTTGCCGGCAACCCCGAAATAAAAAAGCTCTACGAACTGTTGACAGGAAAAAAGAACGCACTGCTCTGGGACCGTGAAAAAAATTGGTTACAAACGTTCCGCCATCATTTTATTGTTTAG
- a CDS encoding ABC transporter permease, with the protein MLLNYFKTAWRSLTNNKAYSALNIFGLAIGMAVALLIGLWVYYQFSFDRFLPGYQHTCQVMHKTVYNGDILTQRSTSYPLAEVLKKEVPGIRYVVQTDWTAWHGLVAKEKKLYLNGVTAGPDFLKVFEYPLLRGKAGDVLNDMHSIVLTASTAKALFGDTDPLDQIVRLDNQTDLKVTGILEDVPSNSTFQFNYIVPLNYMVKVLHWGTQWGNNSFQTFVSLEPHASFDQVSANMRMLLKKYSVEEYSIAKSELFMQPMSQWHLQADFKNGVVSGGLLDYVKMFSIIGLLVLLIACINFMNLSTARSEKRAREVGIRKAIGSHRNDLVFQFLLESLMITLISFVISLVLVQVTLPSFNALTNSNIRIPYDSAVFWGILTVYVLLTALLAGGRPAFYLSSFQPVKVLKGTLHTGKAAVLPRKVLVMVQFTCSVALMITTIVIYQQIQYAKDRPKGYDTQRLMMTDNSPDMNHNYDALKNDLLQTGVVSSVTKSSSPVTGIWVTNNIREWQGKQPGESLELGTTAVSDADYFKTTGMTVIAGRTFAGNLASDTDYIVLNESAVKRMRFKDPINQIIRWNEPKKTQKVIGVVKDALMGSPYSSVPPCMFLYNPDWANVITYRLAPGVPTDKAIAALTPVFNKHNPFYSYRYQFVNDAYADKFGFETLVGNLAGVFAVLAIFISCLGLFGLAAYMAEQRTKEIGIRKVLGASISQVWLLLSKDFVVLAVLSCIAAAPLTWYLLHRWLQQYEYRINISAGVLFVTALGAVAITIVTVSFQSIRAALADPVKSLKAE; encoded by the coding sequence ATGTTGCTGAATTACTTTAAAACAGCCTGGCGCAGCCTGACCAACAACAAGGCGTATAGCGCACTGAATATTTTTGGTCTGGCCATTGGTATGGCAGTAGCACTGCTGATCGGGTTGTGGGTATATTACCAGTTTTCCTTTGACCGCTTTCTACCGGGTTATCAGCATACCTGCCAGGTAATGCACAAGACCGTCTATAACGGAGACATACTCACGCAGCGGTCTACCTCCTATCCGCTGGCAGAGGTGCTGAAAAAGGAAGTTCCCGGTATCCGGTATGTGGTCCAAACGGACTGGACGGCCTGGCATGGACTGGTGGCCAAAGAGAAAAAGTTATACCTGAACGGCGTAACCGCCGGTCCTGATTTCCTGAAAGTATTTGAGTATCCGTTGTTGCGCGGAAAAGCCGGCGATGTATTGAATGACATGCATTCCATTGTGCTGACAGCCTCCACGGCGAAGGCACTGTTCGGCGATACCGATCCTCTCGATCAGATCGTCCGTCTCGATAATCAAACCGACTTAAAAGTGACAGGCATATTGGAAGACGTACCTTCCAACTCTACTTTTCAGTTCAACTATATTGTTCCATTGAATTACATGGTAAAGGTCTTGCACTGGGGCACGCAATGGGGAAATAACAGTTTTCAGACGTTTGTAAGCCTGGAGCCTCATGCATCCTTTGACCAGGTGTCTGCCAATATGAGAATGTTGCTGAAAAAATATAGTGTGGAAGAATACAGTATCGCCAAAAGTGAGTTATTCATGCAACCGATGAGCCAGTGGCACCTGCAGGCTGACTTTAAGAATGGCGTGGTGTCCGGCGGATTATTGGATTATGTAAAGATGTTCAGCATCATCGGGCTATTGGTATTGCTGATTGCCTGTATCAATTTTATGAACCTCTCCACCGCCCGCTCTGAGAAGCGCGCACGGGAAGTGGGTATACGAAAAGCGATTGGCTCCCATCGTAATGACTTGGTATTTCAGTTTCTGCTGGAATCATTGATGATTACCCTGATATCCTTTGTGATTTCGTTGGTGTTGGTGCAGGTAACGCTTCCTTCATTCAATGCGCTCACAAACTCCAATATCCGCATACCTTACGATAGCGCCGTTTTCTGGGGCATACTGACCGTTTATGTGCTACTGACAGCCCTGCTGGCAGGCGGGAGACCGGCATTCTACCTCTCGTCCTTCCAGCCCGTAAAAGTACTGAAAGGTACCCTGCACACTGGCAAAGCCGCCGTACTGCCGCGAAAAGTACTGGTAATGGTGCAGTTCACCTGCTCCGTAGCGCTGATGATTACCACCATAGTCATCTATCAACAGATCCAATATGCCAAAGACCGCCCCAAAGGCTATGATACACAGCGGCTGATGATGACCGACAACAGTCCGGATATGAACCACAACTACGACGCTTTGAAAAACGACCTGCTGCAAACAGGCGTGGTAAGCAGCGTCACTAAGTCGTCCAGTCCGGTTACCGGCATATGGGTAACCAATAATATCCGGGAGTGGCAGGGCAAACAACCTGGCGAATCGCTGGAATTGGGGACCACTGCTGTTTCCGACGCAGACTATTTTAAGACCACCGGCATGACGGTCATCGCAGGCAGGACTTTCGCCGGCAACCTGGCATCTGATACAGATTACATCGTTCTGAATGAATCGGCCGTTAAACGCATGCGCTTCAAAGATCCCATCAATCAGATCATACGCTGGAACGAGCCGAAGAAGACCCAGAAAGTGATCGGCGTTGTAAAGGACGCCCTAATGGGCTCTCCTTATTCCTCAGTGCCTCCCTGTATGTTTTTATACAATCCTGACTGGGCCAACGTCATCACGTACCGCCTGGCGCCCGGCGTGCCTACTGATAAAGCAATAGCCGCACTGACACCCGTTTTCAACAAACACAATCCATTCTATTCTTACCGGTACCAGTTCGTTAACGATGCATATGCCGATAAGTTCGGTTTCGAAACACTGGTCGGTAATCTGGCCGGCGTATTTGCCGTACTGGCTATTTTCATTTCCTGCCTGGGCCTCTTTGGGCTCGCGGCCTATATGGCAGAACAACGCACCAAGGAAATCGGTATCCGGAAAGTGCTGGGCGCTTCCATATCGCAGGTGTGGCTGTTACTTTCCAAAGATTTTGTCGTCCTCGCGGTATTAAGCTGTATAGCGGCCGCACCGCTCACCTGGTACCTGCTGCACCGGTGGCTGCAGCAATATGAGTACCGGATCAATATCAGCGCCGGCGTATTGTTTGTTACGGCCCTGGGAGCAGTGGCCATTACCATTGTAACAGTGAGTTTTCAGTCCATCAGGGCGGCACTGGCAGATCCGGTAAAAAGCCTGAAGGCGGAGTAA
- a CDS encoding DAPG hydrolase family protein, whose protein sequence is MKTGTTLEKELFTDIDQLLSARPLPLETGIRRLSNGMLQVSVRTDLHGCRGRMVDWWFKFFETTQHIKWWHPHDHVQHGGWDQHWQRHENYIGATVHATESLGSIPPVPATIKFHHPAEVFNPHQLEVAYARNEVSAAVYARIGFGKDTPLDDNGDPLDGYMFHLLRDTAWGCVLRSRFYLGAQHPVPDETGLQLMVHCYSEFSYLSHFLPSLYYAENKNGDNAPVLW, encoded by the coding sequence ATGAAGACAGGAACAACACTGGAGAAAGAACTTTTTACAGATATAGACCAGTTATTGTCAGCCAGGCCACTGCCGCTGGAAACAGGCATCCGTCGTTTATCCAATGGCATGCTGCAGGTATCCGTGCGGACAGACCTTCACGGCTGCCGGGGCCGCATGGTGGACTGGTGGTTTAAATTTTTTGAGACGACGCAGCATATCAAATGGTGGCACCCGCATGACCATGTGCAGCACGGCGGCTGGGACCAGCACTGGCAACGGCATGAGAACTACATCGGCGCCACTGTCCATGCCACCGAATCACTGGGCAGCATCCCTCCGGTCCCTGCCACTATTAAGTTCCACCATCCGGCGGAAGTATTCAATCCGCACCAGCTGGAGGTGGCCTATGCCCGGAACGAAGTCTCTGCCGCCGTATATGCCCGTATCGGTTTCGGAAAAGACACCCCGCTGGACGACAACGGCGATCCGCTTGACGGCTATATGTTTCACCTGTTGCGCGATACGGCGTGGGGCTGCGTGCTACGGAGCCGTTTTTATCTCGGCGCCCAACACCCCGTACCAGATGAGACAGGGCTGCAACTGATGGTGCATTGTTATTCCGAGTTCAGTTATCTCTCCCACTTCCTGCCATCGCTCTACTACGCAGAAAATAAAAACGGCGACAACGCCCCTGTGCTCTGGTAG